In one window of Temnothorax longispinosus isolate EJ_2023e chromosome 11, Tlon_JGU_v1, whole genome shotgun sequence DNA:
- the LOC139821721 gene encoding protein cortex isoform X2, which yields MKKMNRFLLDLQNLDWQIQDNETPLRGDYPRFRRTELLTDGAKSVIPRKWLLSSTPHEAISEGPEQRDAQKFQYSNCIKIKACPLISKQIYSGDRFLPCRRGYSFDMARYLLKKDDTTDEEEDTHVIDVCEQVDSLDVTYRRKALRAIMMERAIMPELNQDKILRFSGSIVRPRDPPRPEYETKGSWKCAPRKWTLIGSAEKMLSMPDQFPLRSDNIRVVDWSCNDMFAVTDCNHLNIFDKNGEKLSSYKTNFNKIINVKWSSDGNKLIMAVSTSVGFVRNVSMLMLYDLKKKKILWNVDCSCILDITRKEGCIIRCICWSAHDRQIVTGCAGKISIYEPNTGKLLHSTYEHTSDILTLSFSPNFKHLISTGQDKIARMFTWPELTPCFDIKFFKPVKAIAWHPKVPGLVCIGGNKSGSLSLWNVNKCAMTAYVRTKFNGCVENLVWNKLSGELVVHWTYMEGDNQYAIVAVLASLNRIVDVLPLGKETQLSFLKFNAAHEQLKRDLL from the exons GTTATTCCACGGAAATGGCTTCTGTCGTCTACCCCGCACGAAGCTATCAGCGAGGGTCCCGAGCAACGTGACGCGCAGAAATTTCAGTATTCGAACTGCATAAAAATCAAAGCGTGTCCGTTGATATCGAAACAGATCTATTCGGGAGATAGATTCTTACCGTGCCGACGCGGCTATAGTTTCGATATGGCTcgttatctattaaaaaaggaCGACACGACAGATGAGGAGGAGGATACGCATGTAATAGACGTTTGTGAACAG gtcgATTCGCTGGATGTTACATACCGACGTAAAGCTTTGCGTGCTATAATGATGGAGCGAGCTATAATGCCAG AATTAAATCAAGACAAGATTTTACGCTTTAGCGGCTCGATAGTGCGGCCTCGGGATCCGCCGCGTCCGGAATACGAGACGAAGGGAAGCTGGAAGTGCGCGCCGCGCAAGTGGACCCTGATAGGAAGCGCGGAAAAGATGTTGTCCATGCCCGATCAATTCCCTTTGCGTA GTGATAATATCAGGGTGGTCGACTGGAGCTGCAACGACATGTTCGCCGTGACCGATTGCAATcatctaaatatatttgataaaaacgGCGAAAAGTTGTCATCGTACAAAACCaacttcaataaaattatcaacgTTAAATGGAGCAGCGACG GCAATAAATTGATAATGGCCGTCTCCACTTCTGTTGGATTTGTTAGAAACGTCTCGATGCTCATGCTATAtgatttgaagaaaaagaagatctTGTGGAACGTCGATTGCAGTTGTATATTGGATATAACCCGTAAAGAAGGCTGCATTATACGTTGCATCTGCTGGTCAGCTCACGATCGTCAGATTGTCAC CGGATGTGCCGGCAAAATATCGATATACGAGCCCAACACGGGCAAGTTGCTGCATTCCACTTACGAGCATACGTCTGACATCCTAACTCTGAGTTTTTCGCCGAATTTCAAACACCTCATTTCGACCGGGCAGGACAAAATCGCTCGAATGTTCACCTGGCCGGAATTGACTCCTTGTttcgatattaaattctttaaaccCGTAAAG GCGATCGCCTGGCATCCGAAAGTGCCCGGCTTGGTTTGCATAGGTGGAAATAAGAGCGGATCGTTGTCATTATGGAACGTCAACAAGTGCGCGATGACAGCTTATGTGCGTACCAAGTTCAACGGTTGCGTGGAAAATCTCGTTTGGAATAAGTTAAGCGGCGAGTTGGTCGTACATTGGACTTACATGGAGGGAGACAACCAATACGCCATCGTCGCGGTGCTCGCCAGTTTGAATCGGATCGTCGACGTGCTGCCACTGGGTAAAGAAACGCAGCTCTCCTTTTTGAAGTTCAACGCCGCGCACGAACAGCTGA AAAGAGACCTGCTCTAA
- the LOC139821721 gene encoding protein cortex isoform X1 yields MKKMNRFLLDLQNLDWQIQDNETPLRGDYPRFRRTELLTDGAKSVIPRKWLLSSTPHEAISEGPEQRDAQKFQYSNCIKIKACPLISKQIYSGDRFLPCRRGYSFDMARYLLKKDDTTDEEEDTHVIDVCEQVDSLDVTYRRKALRAIMMERAIMPELNQDKILRFSGSIVRPRDPPRPEYETKGSWKCAPRKWTLIGSAEKMLSMPDQFPLRSDNIRVVDWSCNDMFAVTDCNHLNIFDKNGEKLSSYKTNFNKIINVKWSSDGNKLIMAVSTSVGFVRNVSMLMLYDLKKKKILWNVDCSCILDITRKEGCIIRCICWSAHDRQIVTGCAGKISIYEPNTGKLLHSTYEHTSDILTLSFSPNFKHLISTGQDKIARMFTWPELTPCFDIKFFKPVKAIAWHPKVPGLVCIGGNKSGSLSLWNVNKCAMTAYVRTKFNGCVENLVWNKLSGELVVHWTYMEGDNQYAIVAVLASLNRIVDVLPLGKETQLSFLKFNAAHEQLITFCSSNVCSIWNFFGNDKSFKGHRFTRRKQGVMIHNPIR; encoded by the exons GTTATTCCACGGAAATGGCTTCTGTCGTCTACCCCGCACGAAGCTATCAGCGAGGGTCCCGAGCAACGTGACGCGCAGAAATTTCAGTATTCGAACTGCATAAAAATCAAAGCGTGTCCGTTGATATCGAAACAGATCTATTCGGGAGATAGATTCTTACCGTGCCGACGCGGCTATAGTTTCGATATGGCTcgttatctattaaaaaaggaCGACACGACAGATGAGGAGGAGGATACGCATGTAATAGACGTTTGTGAACAG gtcgATTCGCTGGATGTTACATACCGACGTAAAGCTTTGCGTGCTATAATGATGGAGCGAGCTATAATGCCAG AATTAAATCAAGACAAGATTTTACGCTTTAGCGGCTCGATAGTGCGGCCTCGGGATCCGCCGCGTCCGGAATACGAGACGAAGGGAAGCTGGAAGTGCGCGCCGCGCAAGTGGACCCTGATAGGAAGCGCGGAAAAGATGTTGTCCATGCCCGATCAATTCCCTTTGCGTA GTGATAATATCAGGGTGGTCGACTGGAGCTGCAACGACATGTTCGCCGTGACCGATTGCAATcatctaaatatatttgataaaaacgGCGAAAAGTTGTCATCGTACAAAACCaacttcaataaaattatcaacgTTAAATGGAGCAGCGACG GCAATAAATTGATAATGGCCGTCTCCACTTCTGTTGGATTTGTTAGAAACGTCTCGATGCTCATGCTATAtgatttgaagaaaaagaagatctTGTGGAACGTCGATTGCAGTTGTATATTGGATATAACCCGTAAAGAAGGCTGCATTATACGTTGCATCTGCTGGTCAGCTCACGATCGTCAGATTGTCAC CGGATGTGCCGGCAAAATATCGATATACGAGCCCAACACGGGCAAGTTGCTGCATTCCACTTACGAGCATACGTCTGACATCCTAACTCTGAGTTTTTCGCCGAATTTCAAACACCTCATTTCGACCGGGCAGGACAAAATCGCTCGAATGTTCACCTGGCCGGAATTGACTCCTTGTttcgatattaaattctttaaaccCGTAAAG GCGATCGCCTGGCATCCGAAAGTGCCCGGCTTGGTTTGCATAGGTGGAAATAAGAGCGGATCGTTGTCATTATGGAACGTCAACAAGTGCGCGATGACAGCTTATGTGCGTACCAAGTTCAACGGTTGCGTGGAAAATCTCGTTTGGAATAAGTTAAGCGGCGAGTTGGTCGTACATTGGACTTACATGGAGGGAGACAACCAATACGCCATCGTCGCGGTGCTCGCCAGTTTGAATCGGATCGTCGACGTGCTGCCACTGGGTAAAGAAACGCAGCTCTCCTTTTTGAAGTTCAACGCCGCGCACGAACAGCTGA TAACGTTTTGCAGCAGTAACGTCTGCTCGATATGGAATTTTTTTGGCAACGACAAATCATTCAAAGGACATAGGTTTACACGGCGGAAGCAAGGAGTCATGATCCACAATCCGATTcgataa